The window GCACCTCTCCTGATCAGCACTCTACTCCTTCTTCCTGACCCATGCAGAGATCTAACCATAGCAGTGTCTCTGATCAAATAGGTAGTAGAGTGGGAATCACCAAGCAAATGGAGTTGGAGTTCCTGTATCCTTTGTAGGAAGCAAATAAAGAAACCCCTGTGTCCTGCTCTCTTCTGTGGGACGAGTGAGAGAACTGAAATTCCTTCCTCTATTCCTGACTCCTTCATCCATGGGGTCAAATGAAGTATCCACTCTGGGTACAGAGAGCAAGAACCAAGAGGATTTCATTGGCAGGTTGGGAAGAGGAGGAAATTTTTGTCTAGATGATCTATTACAACTTTTTTCCATAGTAGATGCCTTCTACAGAACATTAGGTACGTAAATCTGGATTggattcagttttcatttttgctTTGCAATTCACCTTTAAAGTAAACTCATATGAACTGGGGACTTTTGTGGAGTTGCATGACTCTCCCTGGTCTGTGGCTGCTTCAGGTTTAAAGTGTTCGGGTTGCAGTTTCATGGGTGCAGTGCCTTTTAAGGGCGGGTGTGACATCAGCAGGAGTTTCCAGCCTCTGCATATGTACTGCCCAGGAGGTTTTTGTTCTCCTTTTGGTTGCAGAAGAGACTCTTGGTGGCAAAGTGTGGAGAACCTCATGCAACTCATGATGCGTTGTCTCGTCGACATTTACAGTTACGCCCACTCTTCtctataataaaaaaaacaaccagcagcaTTGGGTGGTGATATCCGGCCAGAATCCCAAAGTTTCAGTTGTTGTTATCGGAAGTCTAGCAATGATAGTAACTGAGCTGGAAGGAGACACAAGCAGGAagaagacagacacacacaaagagGAGGAGCAGCAAGACATGCAGCTTAaggtggcctgtgttacacagagtAACACACCTGATTGATAAAAAAGAGCTCTCCTTGGGATCCCTCACTAGTGAGGGGGCAATGAAGTGCCTGAGTCAAAGAAGAGCTCCCCAATTAAATGGAAAACACAATTTTGTATTTGCGGACCCTGGCATTTTTCTATATGTTTCCTACTGATTTGCCATAAGGCaggtgggtggagcaggggcatgtGCGCTGGCAATGGATTCCCTGTGCATTTTAGACTCGAATCATAAAATCTCAtgcttttggtttggtttggtgtcTGAAGTGTGAACTCTGGTTAATGGCAGGCATGCCTCCTGCAAATCAGGGAGCACCAGGGCAGGCTAAGATTGTTTTCCTTCTCTAGCACCTTCCGCGGGGGATCTCAGAGAGCTTTACAAGCAACGAGTTAAGCCTTAGGAGACCCTTTTGGGttggtaagtatcattatcccactTTGGGAAACTAGgccacagagaggttaaatgacttgctcaaagttCCTCGGCAACTCATGGCAGAGGTGTGAATAGACCTGCCCACAttttgctttaaccacaagatcattctTTCTCTCCAGACACTGATCTGTCATCAGTCTGGGCCAATCAGTCCTCAGCTAGCCTCTGCTTTGCTGTCACGGGTCTTCTCAAGCCTTCCAGCTTGCTATCGCCTCTGATGTCCTACCTCCATGGTGTGACCAGATGGAGGCGGGGAAGCAGAGCTACTGTGGCGCTGCATTGCAGGACTGAGCACGGGAGCAGAGTGCAAAAGGGGATATTGCAAAGCAGGGGAACCACTGCAGGACAGAGGTGCATTGTTTCCATActgatcttttcttttcttttcttttcttttcttttcttttcttttttaattccgTAAGTGTGCTGGCTTATTGTCACGGGATGCTTATGAGCACCAAGCTGTGACACTGGTTTGTTATCATAGGGATACTCATGAGCAGTTTTGGTTTAGTGATTTAATTCCTTATGAGCACCAGGGTATGTATCCAGATTTGTTGCAGGGATGCTCATGAACTATAGGCTGTGTGTCTCGGTTTGTAATTGTAGAGATGCTTCTGAATGTTGGGCTATGATGCTGGCTTGTTGTTGTAGGGTTGCTTATGATTGTGGGCGTGTTGGGTTGGTTCTCCCacccttccctttacaaaaaaagaTGCATTGCTGCATTTGCTTGAGGTTGGGGAAACACACAGAAAAATTATAGGGATTTTGCAAACAAACAGCTCTaagaagagagagaagaggagatgTTTTGGTCCCTGATGGGTATGACAACGTACCTCGCCCCTTCAATGACAATAGTGATGATTACTTACTCTGAGTTTTGAAAACTGTGACCTATCCTGCTTGCCATGCATCTGATCATTTTCATTAATCCACATGCTTAGCAACCATTTTCTGTTACTTAGATCCATACATGAGATTGGAGCATCACAAGAACAATCACCGAGACAGGTCCCTTCTGGGAGGATTTTTCAGTGCAAAGTGGACAATGGAAAGCTGGGGCATGTCAGTGGGAGTACACAGAGTTGTGATCAAGGGTTATGGAGTTGTAGGCAGAATGGGCTTTACTGTTTCATGACATATGTTGTTGTTTCCTTTTTGCTTCCCTGCAGTctttgcaaaggaaaaaaaggagtTCAAAGCCAAACTGGGAGAAAGTGCCCTCCTGCCCTGCTGCTATGAACtacccagcccagagtccctgtATAACTACCGTGTTTATTGGCAAACAATACAAACAGAAGTAATACAGGCTTACTCAGCAGGGAAGCCAGTCCCGGACTCAGTCCCAGTCAATTCAAAGTATGTGAACCGGACAGAGATGGACCTACAGAACCTCACACTGTTGATCTCCCCAGTGGAACTATCAGACAACAACACATATGAATGCATAGTTCAGGTGCTAGAGAACGGAGCTTACAAGCGTGCATGTGCCAAGAGTGTGGTTTTGGTGGTTGTAGGTAAGTGGTGTGACCCAAATCATCAGAAGCCTTTAATTAATATGCAAAGACCAAGAGGTTAAGATGGACGACTAGATGTACCATTCACTGTGACCACAGAACAGTCAGGCCATAGCATCCTTGAGAAGCGTAAGCATGACAAGACTCGCCGTTGGGATTCTATTTCCAATAGGATTACCTGCCATCCCCCTTCATTAGCTCTATCCTGCTACATGGCAGTCCACACTTAGGGCCAATTTTACACCTTACGcacccctaggcacagcatcttcagcaccCGTCCCAACCTACGGACTCCCACTGCCCAGCGCCCCCCTCCACAAATCCTCCACAAGTGCCCAGTGCCCCACATAGACCCCACTGCCTAgcgccccaacacacacagacctccTGCACCCGCCATGGCCTAGCACTCctcactgcccagagcccccccacaagccccctacaAATCCACTCTCCTGCGCCCTGGCCACACTCACCTGCCCctctgggaggtgactgtgtccaGCAGACTGAAtgggcagcacagccagggccagtCGGGGATTGCGCTGGACCCTCAGGAGAGGCGCGAtcagccaggctggagcaggagtgAGACCTGCCCAGGCCGGGCTCCTTCAGGACCCACTTGCCCAGCAGGGCCCCCTGCATTGCATTGCTGAAGCCTTCCCCTGCCACCAGGGGCTGCTTTGCCTTTCTTGCTGGCAGGAGCTCTCCAGCATGGCTGCATGGTGCCGTCTCCCCCTCCGCCAGCCCCGCCGTTGCCAGGACTGGAGTGGCAAACTGAATTGgttttagcacacagctgggccacccgcagctgtgtgctaattgggctggATGCAGCCCGTGAGCTGCAGGTTCAAAATCATTGGTGTATGTTTTAacttttaactcatttttaacttttaggcacccctaGAATGCCGGTGTGCCTAGGCACGTGTCAactgtgcctaattggaaatctggccctgtcCACACTACTTCAAGCATTGAAAgagggtctcctctctctccccctttccttgCCTGCTAGTTGTCTCTTTGGCATGGAGTTTATTCCAGGAGCCACTCCAGAAAGTGCCATCACTGGTCTGTGCTCTGAGCTATTTGGCCCCATGCTGCTTTCCagagtgaggcacagagaagtcagGTCTCTCTCGTAGGGCAGAAGGAAGTGGTCCCTGCAAGGGCAGGCATGGTATGGTGGGAAGACTGCTTTCTGACCAGGCCCCACCTCTCAGCAGCCATAGGCCCTTCCTGGTTTTGCCCCATCACCCTTGGAGAGCTCCACAACATTCTAGGGGCCTGGCTAGTTCTCTAGGGATCAGACATCGCCATTCCCTAAGGGTTAAATGAACCTCACCTCAGACCCATGCTTAAATGGCACCTGGTTGAAAGGGGTTCCAGACCCACCCAATAAACATTCTATAATTCAAGCTGGCATTGAGGAGAGCACGTCAGCCCTGCATGGGGAAAAACCCCTTTTGATTGGCTACTTTTCCATCTGCTGGGGTgtaagcagccaatcagagctaaTGCAGGGAATGGGCAGAGCTCTTCCTCTGCCACTCCCCACCCCTCATGAGCCTATTCTTCCAGGAGGGGAGTAGggagagggagagctcagtgttttgagcattggcctgctaaatccagggttgtgagttcaatccttgagggggccatttggggattggtcctgctttgagcagggggttggactagatgatctcctgaggtccctttctaCCCTATGATTCTCAGCAGCTCAGGATagccctgctccttctcccacAGCTCCTCCTGTGAACAATGGTGACAGGCTGGTGCCTCTGGTCTCTCCCTTGCCTCCAACACCAGCAtgggaaaggagagaggggaCATCACTGCAGCCACGTTTGGTCTGGGAGAGGGGAGTGAAgaaccccaggagctgcaggaagaacaGACATGAAACTGGGAAAGAGCAAAATTGATGTGGCGCCACGGGGGAGGCGAGACAGGCAGATGCTGATGATGTCACTTTCATTTCTGTAGAAAATGCttgttcccccacacacacatactttttcAGAGCACTGTAAGCACTGCCCCAGGGAAATGGTTTAGTGGAGGAACAGGAGTGCCGTTGCTCAAAACGAATCTGAACCTTTGGTGGAAGTTAGAAGAAATTCTATTCTCATCATCATTTTCCATTTGCACGGCCGCCTCTCTGATAGTTGGTTTCAACTGAGAGTAGACATTGATTTCTTTTTGACCCATATGACAGCAGAAAGTCCCAGAGATCTTGCAGGGAAGCCTCTATCTAGGCCCATGAATAAGCACTGGAATCTTCTACATCTTGAATGTGCATCTCTCCTGAGGTTTTCCCATCACTAGTCCTCAGCCTGCCTTACAGCAGCATGTATATAACACCCCCTGGTGTGCagggagcccccctcccccgaagGAACTGTCTCCCTATCAGAGAGTGAGAACTGAAGTAAAAAAAGAGACTTGTCCAGTTTCTTGCCTCCTGTATTCCCAGAACACTCCACACCCCCTCTTGTGGGGTGCATCACCTATGGAGAGGAATAATCCTAGGGCTGGTAAATCAATTTAATGGGCAATGTGGCACAGCACTAAAAACAGCCCAGCTCTCTTCTATTCTGCCATCTCCCATCCCCCTGCATTCTAACAAGCCTTTGTAACAGCTGGGTGCTGGTGGGGGGCTTCAGGCCTTTTGGATAGAAGGATTGGTAATGGGATATGGAGACTTTCACTTCTAGGCTGCTAGTTGACTAGGAAAATAGTGACTGAAAGTTGTTACCATGTGATGACTCCTCAATGctcctgtgtgaaatgagctAGTGGTTTCAGTCCAGTTTCTGGTTTAGAAGTGACTGTCTCCAAAACAATCCTTTGTGCTAACTAAGGCAGTGGGGCCCAGTGGATAGGGTGCTGGCATAGAACTGAGGTGGCCTGGGATCTTTCTctttctgccactgatctgctgtgtgacctttggcaagtcacgtcatccttccatgcctcagtttcctctcccatGCTTTGATTCTTGTCTACTtaagattgcaagctctttggggcagggactgtcactaACGATGCATCTGAACAGAGCCCAGCATCATGGGATCCCAACTGCAGTTGTTTGGGGAGGTGGGTCCCTAGACATGACCGTAATACAAATCATTAATTAATTCATTCCCTTGCTGGATGGCTCAGAAGAGAGGCCAATGTTATCTTTTCTACACATTTATGCAATAGACTGTTAATAACCACAAACCCTATAtttctatagcactttccatTAAGAAGACCACCTTACAAATGACCGTATAGCTAGAGAGACAGCGCACCAACACTGAATGTGGCAGCTGGTGAAACAGTGCGCTGCAATACTGCACAATAGTTTAGGCCAGGAAGTGAAGGTGAATACTAGAATTCCCTGTCCACCTGTAACTTCAGAAGGAATTTGGAGGCACTAGAATGCCAAGTGTTGTGGGCTCTTTAATGACAAGGGGTCAGGAAGACTGCAATTTTGCCTCATCTGACAGAATGGTAATTAAATCTCTCTCACTACCTTTGCTCTAGCTGACTTCAGCAAGCCAGTCATATCAGCGGATGTACCCAAAGATGCTTGTGGCTCAACTGAGGTGATGGTGAACTGTTCTTCTCATGGTGGCTTTGCAGAGCCCAGAGTCTCCGGGATCCTCAATAATATGTCTGTGGACTGGCAAACCAATTTATCTGACTCAAAAGACAGCCTCTATAATGTCACCGCCAAATTGCAGCTCAATCTGACTGAAGACATTTTCCTCACGTGTACCATTGAGTATGATGTCTACAAAGTGTCCTCTAACTACACTCTGAGTAAGTTTCTGCCAATCATACGCAGTGTGTAACGAATTTGTGGAACTCGCTGAGGTACATAGCTCAGAAAGAAGGGTGCATTTACTCGTGTCAGAATAGTGTCCATAGTTACACAAACAAAAAATTTACAAGCCCTCTCATTCCTGCCTCAAGGTCTGTTACTGATTGCAATAATCAGGAAGAAATTCCAGCTTCCCACACTCAGTAATATTCCTAACATATGTATGTAGTAATGTACCATGACTGTACACAGTGCAGTGCAAAATAGAGGATCATACAATAAATGGGCCTGTGCCTGGAAAGGGCCAAGTGAAAACAGACAGGGAGAGTGATGAAAGGCAGTATACTGAATATGAAGTATCTGTTACAGTCTAAGTGCTTCACAGCACAAAGGAGCTTGCAAGAAGACGCTTAAAGCCagagagttaaaaaaaacccattttgTATTAAAAGCAACATTTAAAACGTTTCTATGCCCATTGTTCTGACTGTATGGATCCAGGCATTTCCAAGGGAAGCTCAGGAGAGATTCGGCCACCCTTATCCAAGGTGAATAGTGCCTTATTCATCATAGCCCTGCTAACTCAATGGGACTTGTGAAGGTACCATTCAGCTTGAGAAAGGAGCTCCGAACCTGGCCCTTAGAGAATATTGCTAATAGCTGGAATGGCTACATCCCCAGGAGGAAACAGGGATGAAGAGAAGGGCTCAACAGTATATTGTGTGGAatagaagaggagaaaaaaaatcccagcaaaataatcataataaaacCATAGCTTGAGGTAATGATGGATTCTTTGAaggcagggaggggaaaaaacagtgacaagaacaaaaaacaccttttgatttttaaagtgGGTGGCCACTTTCACTTCAGTTTGTTGGGAACAGTCCTTAAAGCAACAAATGCTTGGGAGTCCCAGCTCCGGGCTAGCGGGGCTCACATGTGCAGCTGGCAAGATTATGGGGGAGAATAAAGCCAATGTCCAGGAAGCTGAACGCTGCTTAATTTAGCCCGATCTCAGACTCCTAGCCATTAGCGAGGGTAAAGCCCTACGAGATGAAGCATACATTTAGGCCATCTTCCTGCCAAAGCAGGAGAGCTCCTTACTGCAGAAGTGGTAGTACGTCTAGTCTTTTCAATGTTCTAAGTGACAGGACTTCCACCATCTGATGAGAATGGCAAGAGCATctgactccactgaaataaaaTTTCAGACCCTCACTCTCTTTGCCCCCTACTCAGAGAATGATAGATCAAATATGCCTTTTGCATTCAGAGGTCTCTTTTATGTATAAACTTGGAGGCACACATACTACCCTGGCTTAGGTGTAAATGTGCCTGAAACAAGAGAACCCAAGTAGTGCCTCTATGACGGGAAGTTTCTCTAAATGCAGACTCGTAATTACCCACTCAACCTCCACTGTTCCTTACAGGGAAAGAGCTTTGTTACTTCCCCACATAAACACCCACGGCCAACAGAGGCTCCTCAGGGCAGGCAGTGCCTGCTCTGTTAATCAGATAGGTTATGATACTTAGTTGCTACTGTGTATTACCTCTTTATGTCAAATTTGCCTATCTGCTTTTAGATGTTCACAGCCTTGCAGAACTCATGTGAAACACAGTTCATCCATGCCCGGTTCTGGAAGAAAATCCAGCACTTAAAACTACACAGATGTCATAAAAATCTTAAACCCAGAAAAATACTCTTGGGGAATGGGAGGCTTCCTCAGAGCTTGAGTTGCAGCTTTGTCACTTTTGTGTACCAGGGAGCATACCCTGCCTGGAACTCCATATAGTTCAGCAACTATAAGGAGTGGCTGGATAATATATTGCAAATAAGCATGTTACTGGCAAAAAAAAAGGCATTACTTGGCATTAGAATTTGGACAAAACAGGATTCTCACACCCACTCTTGTGTGAAGGTGGCACTATGGTGAAGCGCCCTTCAGTTATATTTGTCAATCCTTTCTTCTCAGAAAAACTAAAGGAATGTCCTTCTTCTCCAACACCTTCGCCCCAGGGGGTCATTATTGCCTCGAGTTTGGTTCTCATCTGCATCTTCCTTGTGGCCATTGCCTTGCTTTTCAAATATTTCCGGTGTCATGGTAAGTACAGTTCCTTTAATGAGACTCACATTCATGGGCTGCTTTTTGATGCCTCATAGGAAACTTGGTAAAATGTACTATTTGGAAACTCTTCTGTTGCTAGATTGTGGAGGGAAGTGCAGAATATCCAATGCTCTAGTTGTACTAATTGTAACAGCCAATGTCACAAAGTATAGTTTCATATCAGGACTTTCCTAAAGGTTGGCAGCTATGTGGGTTCAGGGTTTTGGTTTGGTCCATTATAGGCAGGGAGCAACTGAGTCATTTGGGTCAGGATCAAAAATTCTGCAAAGTTGAATGATTTTTAGATCTGGGCCGGTTTGGTTCAGACCTGTTTTTATGTACTGAAGTGTACAAAGGAGCCCTTTGCCAGGGCTGTCACTGCTGTATAATTATCAAAATACAGTGGAGTTTTTACCATTTAAAAAGACTTGCCACCTCCCAAAATGAGGCTTATCCTCAAGCCCTCCACCGGCAAGCTCCTATTTGCACCATTCCCTTGCTTCCCCCAGAATAACTTGGGGCCAGACTTACACAGCTACTTGGGCACCTCAAGATGCAGAGAGGTACCTAGTTGGATTTACCAAAGCAGAGTAggtatctaactcccattgaaagtcaataggagttaagCACCAGTCTTGgggacttttgaaaatccaccTAGAAGCCTCTCTTCATCTCTaggtatctaaatacctttgtaaatcaggACCAAGAAAAATATATGAGCCTTACAGTGTGTCCTAAGGATCGCACAATGTAGGGTTcggtccagggctggctccaggcaacatcgcagcaagcagatgcttgggacAGCCAAGGGAAAGGGACGGCATGTCGGGCTCTTCGGccgcaatttggcagcgggtccctcagtccctcttggagggaaggacctgctgccgaattgccgctgaaggaTAAAGTGGCGGCCACTGtggcgatcgcggcttttttttttccccccaccacttggggcagcaaaaaccctggacaCGGCCCTGGTTTGGGCACAAGGGAAGTGAGCTTCAGAGTCCAGAATCACCCCGCCTTGAACATGTGCTGTCAGTAGCCACCCTCCTATTTAAAGCAAGCGCTGTTGGCCTGCGTGTTTGAACTGATCAGAGTTGCAGTGCTGTCCCTCAGCGGGAGAGGTTATTTCTAACATAGTTGGGACCCAAATCCCTGAAGGGCATTTGtaactttattttgcttgggagCACCACTGCTTCTTCAGCTAATTTCAAATGTGCTGTCTACAAGTGAGGagttggggttttgttttctaTCCACCTGCCCTGCAAAATCAGCCTAGGCTCTGAGAGTCAAGCAAGGCTATTTCCTCCTGGTGCACCATCAGAAGCAGATTAAGGTCTCCTGGGGTCCtaggccagagcaagtgggggggagggtcccttcccaccccttctgcctgtgacctcacccacagccccaccccattctgcccctttCCCAGAGGTGgggtccaggggcccacccctgttCCACCCAGGGTACTCCTCATTCTGTCCCCTCATTGCAGCCCTGCAACctctttttctcctttctctcccacCTCCTACAGCCCCAAGACCGGAGAAGCTCTGTCCCCATGCCACAGCCCTGGGgcacagcaggaagtgagagctctTCCAGTCCCAGGGccgctggggggttgggggggggggctttgccCAGGGACAAAGTTGGGGGccactgcaggggagggagagcgGGCTTGGGACAGGGtcggggggctgctgggggggcttCCCTATCCTGTGGCTTCAGTGGCAGAATTTTTCCAGTGGCCTCCCAGTTGGTAGGGGCCGCTGGGCAGAGGCCCTatgggcccagtggctaatccaccactgtgcACCATCACCAGTGAGAGAGATTCTGCGAGGCAACTTATGCTCTCAGCTCTACAGCCCCTATTATCTTCAATTTATGACCTCAGTGGCACCTGCTCAGCTCCCTAGTGCTTAACGGGGTGCACAGCTGTTTGGAATGTACAGTAGTAAACAATCCTGTTGCTGAACCCAAAGGAACAGAGTTCAGCTCACACTCTTAGCTCCGTCATTCTAATAAGGGTAAAAACTTAGCTTTGAGCCTGAGGTCAGTAGACATGTCTctgaatcccccccccccccccaggaaccaGAGTTGCTGAATAAGATGGTGCTATTTTAGTTACTTATCAGACTAGAAGTTCACTTTCAGAAGCTGATGCTGGAGTCTCGAACCAGCTTTCGAGTGTTTAAGGTTGAGTTAAACCTCAGTGAGAAGGGAAATGTGAAGTGCTTCAGGCCAGGGCTCCTACAGGGAAATTGCTGCTTCCCTCTCAGAGCTCAGCAAATGCTTCAGAAGTGCAATGTTATGGTGGAAACCTGGACTGGGAGCTGGTCCAGCCTTGGAGTCCAGTTTCTTAGCTTAAAAGCTTTGCTTCAAGGTGAAGCAGGgtgaaaacaagcagaaaaagggaggggaggggagggttgggcTGGAGTGGGTGGTTGAGGATTTTAGTTGTTTGTGGCGGTGTTTGCAATTTGCCAGACACTCTCCAGACATTTGAGAAGGgacctccctgccctgaggagctcacGATCCTAGGCCTGCCTGGGCAACCTTTGCACCTAGCTATGTGTTAACAGTACACAATCTCTAACTCTGTTCTGGAAAATaggcttaagaaaaaaaaggatGTGGGGAAAGATAGCAAAACATTTTTCCTCTGCTTTCGTTAATCCACTTAacagaatgggccaaattcagagctcACTTAAATGGCAGCATCAGATTTATGCTGAGACTTTGGTGTGAGCCTGATTTAGCGTAGCATGCCAAGGGGACACTGATTGACTATAGGAGGAAAACCAACTAATAGGGTGTAAAACTATGGGGAACCTTGCTCCTGCTACACCCTTAAAAGAAACTGTGTTACTAAGACCCTACCTTTCTGCCTGCTTGGTGTGTAACTTAGGCTCATTTATTGGCCTGTAACTTACAATAAAGGGTGTATGTACACTGAATTTTCTCAGCATATTTAGGGTTAATTTTTTGCATGTGCTGAAGTCCTAGTTCTGCACCAATGAGATTTGGTGTttatccagaggtgaaagtaagttggTACTGTCCAGTATGGTGTACTGGCAAGAAGCCGGTATGCCATGCtggactggaccagcttccccggcggtgatttaaagggcccagggttccagccgctgtggggagcaccaggcccttAAAATCCCCGCtcaagcccagctgccagagccccagcggCAGGAGGGCGCCAGTGTGTTTTAAAGGGcctcgggctcccctcagtggcaggagcattgggccctttaaattcctgcCCGAGCCCAGTTGCCAGAGCCCCAGCAATGGCAAGGCTCCAGCAGCATTttcaagggcctggggctcccctcagtggcagagcaccgggccctttaaatcactgccggagccctgccgccccggggtggcagtggcagggttcctgcagtgatttaaagggcccggagcgccacggcggctggagccccgggtcctttaatTCGCCCGAGCagttgcctctgcagctggtagctctgacgggatttaaaggccctggggctcccaaccacagctggagctccaaggcctttaaatcttgaaaggcctcACCTCTTCTGGTTGTGGCCAcgcccccactcaggactccagcgtaccagtaaatcctttaagttactttcacccctatgTTTATCTGTGACAT of the Gopherus flavomarginatus isolate rGopFla2 chromosome 1, rGopFla2.mat.asm, whole genome shotgun sequence genome contains:
- the CD80 gene encoding T-lymphocyte activation antigen CD80; its protein translation is MVCVARAELMWSGLALKNWFWRGLFVLHFTSLVFAKEKKEFKAKLGESALLPCCYELPSPESLYNYRVYWQTIQTEVIQAYSAGKPVPDSVPVNSKYVNRTEMDLQNLTLLISPVELSDNNTYECIVQVLENGAYKRACAKSVVLVVVADFSKPVISADVPKDACGSTEVMVNCSSHGGFAEPRVSGILNNMSVDWQTNLSDSKDSLYNVTAKLQLNLTEDIFLTCTIEYDVYKVSSNYTLKKLKECPSSPTPSPQGVIIASSLVLICIFLVAIALLFKYFRCHGCDRLRCSHYPVPQDPAVGTEMKEGVRGVIELSEVISEAASF